A single Pedobacter sp. PACM 27299 DNA region contains:
- a CDS encoding TlpA family protein disulfide reductase gives MMTINPFKSIILTIALTGMMSITVQAQDVSLKIHLSGVAKSKISLLSLTGASIKTVVEHPAIHKGQTATLYIPKTLLPAEFVLRFDFQEQESSNPYPSEKHIFINDQNLELWVKPKSLSNPDSTYFQKDERENTLMTRFSMENFKKREQLGLLQNFLMNYDQPTAKFFLMGTAEYDSRREIYNKWLAAQTEQYKNLFVSNTFVFQHIPPIVWNGTETDRLNSAIDHYFDGMNFKNPAIIQTNELKEWMNKYVNIYGAMSKTIELRDSLFTLAGKRAIEKAKLGNPQVYGWMVDYFYNGFESFNMTAGIKMLEPYLNDPSCLTSKRKAIEQRLKGMETLTVGAVAPNFKWNLASGKTVPFHDFKTEAKYKLVLFWSADCQHCKELMEKLHPWYQDAAKKEMMDVFAISLDETETEIPAWEKAKVKLSSFKHKRADQGIRSPEAAAYFVLSTPTMVLVEAKTNKIVGLPETVAQLEAEMK, from the coding sequence ATGATGACCATTAATCCATTTAAAAGTATCATCCTGACGATTGCCTTAACGGGTATGATGTCTATCACCGTACAGGCACAGGATGTCAGTTTAAAAATACATTTATCTGGAGTAGCCAAAAGTAAGATCTCCTTACTTTCCTTAACAGGTGCTTCCATTAAAACGGTTGTGGAACATCCTGCAATCCATAAAGGGCAAACGGCAACACTGTACATTCCAAAAACATTGCTGCCCGCAGAATTCGTATTGCGTTTTGATTTCCAGGAACAGGAAAGCAGCAACCCATATCCTTCGGAAAAACACATTTTCATTAATGATCAAAACCTGGAGTTATGGGTGAAACCAAAATCACTGTCCAATCCAGACAGCACTTACTTCCAAAAGGACGAAAGGGAAAATACCCTGATGACCCGCTTCAGCATGGAAAACTTTAAGAAAAGAGAACAGCTTGGTTTGTTGCAGAATTTCCTGATGAACTATGACCAGCCAACAGCTAAGTTTTTCCTTATGGGCACTGCTGAGTACGACAGCAGACGTGAAATCTACAACAAATGGTTAGCCGCACAAACCGAACAATATAAAAACCTTTTCGTGAGCAACACATTTGTGTTCCAGCACATCCCGCCAATCGTTTGGAACGGGACAGAAACAGATCGCTTGAACAGTGCAATTGACCACTATTTTGATGGCATGAATTTCAAGAATCCCGCAATTATTCAAACCAATGAGCTAAAGGAATGGATGAATAAATATGTGAACATTTATGGTGCAATGTCTAAAACCATAGAGCTCCGTGATTCCCTGTTTACCCTTGCTGGAAAGAGAGCGATTGAAAAAGCAAAACTGGGAAATCCACAGGTTTACGGATGGATGGTAGACTATTTCTATAATGGCTTTGAAAGTTTCAACATGACTGCCGGTATTAAAATGCTGGAACCTTACCTGAATGATCCTTCCTGTTTAACGAGCAAAAGAAAAGCGATTGAGCAAAGACTGAAAGGCATGGAGACCCTAACTGTAGGTGCTGTAGCCCCAAATTTCAAATGGAATTTAGCATCGGGAAAAACGGTGCCTTTCCACGATTTTAAAACAGAAGCCAAATATAAACTGGTCTTATTCTGGTCGGCAGATTGCCAGCATTGTAAAGAGTTGATGGAAAAATTACATCCCTGGTATCAGGATGCGGCAAAGAAAGAAATGATGGACGTGTTTGCCATCAGTCTGGATGAAACGGAAACGGAAATTCCAGCCTGGGAAAAGGCAAAAGTAAAACTGAGCTCCTTCAAACATAAAAGGGCAGATCAGGGCATTAGAAGCCCGGAAGCTGCAGCGTATTTTGTGCTTTCTACGCCAACAATGGTATTGGTAGAAGCCAAAACTAATAAGATTGTGGGCTTGCCGGAAACGGTTGCCCAGTTGGAAGCAGAAATGAAATAA
- a CDS encoding PorP/SprF family type IX secretion system membrane protein produces the protein MMKLVVRRILVSGSIMMGLFAAGQNALAQIRPLGAQYYENQYLSNPAFAGMNEGLNVNIGYRNQWRSIPGSPVTMSLTGDYRFEKVGLGLSVYNDNAGLIGRTRVMGTYAYHLPLNGDNRSLHFGVSLGMMKEKLDNNNIIAAPDDISAQNFNQRKAFVDGDFGIAFTNQRFTLQGALPNLKKFMQKDDQNTVDGSTYFVAASYKIGTSLDVVSIEPKISFRGAKDIDNIWDIGTNVKLENNILSFLGMYHSDKSSSFGVGVAYDRYVIQGYYTSQLAGERQRTGGDFEINIKIKLFNEGK, from the coding sequence ATGATGAAATTAGTAGTGCGGAGGATTTTAGTTAGCGGAAGTATAATGATGGGACTGTTTGCAGCAGGGCAGAATGCCTTGGCACAGATCAGACCTTTGGGTGCCCAATATTATGAAAATCAATACCTCAGTAATCCTGCATTTGCAGGGATGAATGAAGGCCTAAATGTAAATATAGGTTACCGTAATCAATGGAGATCCATTCCAGGATCACCAGTCACCATGTCGCTGACCGGTGATTATCGCTTTGAAAAAGTGGGATTGGGACTTTCCGTTTACAACGACAATGCAGGACTGATTGGACGTACCCGGGTGATGGGAACTTATGCGTATCATTTGCCCTTAAACGGCGACAATAGAAGTCTGCATTTCGGTGTTTCACTGGGCATGATGAAAGAAAAGCTAGACAACAACAACATCATCGCTGCACCTGATGACATCTCTGCGCAGAACTTCAATCAGCGCAAAGCATTTGTAGATGGTGATTTCGGAATTGCCTTTACCAACCAAAGGTTTACCCTGCAGGGTGCCCTGCCGAACTTAAAGAAGTTCATGCAGAAGGACGATCAGAATACGGTAGACGGCTCTACTTATTTTGTAGCCGCTTCCTATAAAATCGGAACCAGCCTGGATGTCGTTTCCATTGAACCAAAGATCAGTTTCAGAGGCGCCAAAGACATTGATAACATCTGGGACATCGGAACCAATGTGAAGCTGGAAAATAACATCCTTTCATTTTTAGGAATGTACCATAGCGACAAGAGTTCCAGTTTTGGGGTAGGTGTGGCTTACGATAGATATGTGATCCAGGGGTATTACACCAGTCAGCTGGCCGGTGAACGCCAGCGAACCGGTGGAGATTTTGAGATTAACATCAAGATTAAACTATTCAACGAAGGAAAATAA
- a CDS encoding gliding motility-associated C-terminal domain-containing protein: protein MKKIIASLAFGFLLLPAVKLKAQLKVNSESLFIQNGTVFSTEGLTLVPSTDLQLNNLTISKQPSVVIFPKFNSIQRMYRFSKPLSFDGELALSYENVELNGNEAKNLVLTYAPMTSNNAKDFIQVTESVVNPDHRYIGQLFAKAILLSDITAVSMVASVAKPYADLEGNNMITPNGDGKNDTWIVKNIQLYPNNELKIFDREGRVVFTMFGYDNSWDGMFNGIPLQEDTYYYILTLDSGKGKKTGFISIVRDK from the coding sequence ATGAAGAAAATAATCGCATCACTAGCCTTCGGTTTCCTGCTTTTACCAGCAGTAAAATTGAAGGCACAGCTAAAAGTGAATTCGGAAAGTCTTTTTATTCAAAATGGAACAGTATTCAGTACGGAAGGATTAACCCTGGTACCTAGCACTGATCTGCAATTGAATAACCTGACGATCAGTAAACAGCCTTCGGTGGTGATTTTTCCGAAATTTAACAGCATTCAAAGGATGTATCGGTTCAGTAAACCCCTCAGCTTTGATGGAGAACTGGCCCTGAGTTATGAGAATGTAGAGTTGAATGGTAATGAAGCTAAAAACCTGGTGCTGACTTATGCGCCGATGACCAGCAACAATGCCAAAGATTTTATTCAGGTAACGGAAAGTGTAGTCAACCCCGATCACAGATACATTGGTCAGCTGTTTGCCAAGGCAATCTTGCTTTCAGACATTACTGCGGTGAGTATGGTGGCTTCGGTAGCGAAACCGTACGCAGATCTGGAAGGAAATAACATGATCACTCCAAATGGTGATGGGAAGAATGATACCTGGATCGTGAAGAATATCCAACTCTATCCTAACAATGAGCTGAAGATTTTTGACCGCGAGGGTAGGGTGGTATTTACCATGTTTGGCTATGACAATTCCTGGGATGGGATGTTTAACGGGATTCCGCTTCAAGAGGATACGTATTATTATATCCTGACTTTAGACTCTGGGAAGGGTAAGAAAACAGGATTTATTTCTATAGTAAGAGACAAATAA